From a single Bemisia tabaci chromosome 10, PGI_BMITA_v3 genomic region:
- the LOC109044745 gene encoding uncharacterized protein — protein MEYMGLSPVPPQINPHLPSGSRQNTDIRLEEATGNCWHNSLKQYGYINPPKHYNRGRSELVPITNGKAIVVNGVMSEICDCALSTEVITLLSVFFLDVKEFDRLRQMNNKFFLKLFIRPKGLQYISYSEVQGKLRKSLKKNSVAMDVRTASRRHRDSPC, from the exons ATGGAGTACATGGGTTTGTCCCCAGTTCCTCCCCAAATAAACCCGCACCTGCCCTCCGGCAGCCGACAAAATACGGACA TTAGGTTGGAGGAGGCGACAGGAAACTGCTGGCACAACAGTCTCAAACAGTACGGCTACATAAACCCCCCGAAGCACTACAACCGCGGGCGTTCGGAATTGGTCCCGATTACAAACGGCAAGGCGATTGTCGTCAACGGGGTTATGAGCGAAATCTGCGACTGCGCACTCTCCACGGAGGTCATAACGCTCTTGTCGGTTTTCTTCCTTGACGTCAAGGAATTCGACAGATTGCGTCAGATGAACAACAAGTTTTTCCTGAAATTGTTCATCCGGCCCAAGGGTCTGCAGTACATAAGTTACTCAGAAGTCCAAGGGAAACTGAGGAAAAGTCTGAAGAAGAATAGTGTGGCGATGGATGTTCGCACAGCGTCGCGGAGACACCGGGACTCGCCTTGTTAG